Proteins encoded by one window of Leishmania mexicana MHOM/GT/2001/U1103 complete genome, chromosome 23:
- a CDS encoding metallo-beta-lactamase family protein-like protein: MLGRCRPLRLLHRGGGPFRLTDLVRCTFQPNLTSLTNQVNRNEHFLKFGNKNIPMGVPRVSRRDVRPISILHETPHLLVAGRNYANGFAGNQFLLVQKERKECIFVDAADDWPDDWVSFIATSGLRPTHFFLTHCHVDCIVNLNAFLTVMEHHFHVRLGLMWCPAEQSWVDAFPRACERYGRIEEMRQPLPMLQNSLYSHYTYTHQLVQRQRVLNEAATAAGGGEDDADKGSGGCGSASPRAPPRQLVRSSDILLSSATNRSTSFYDFGPHSVLHYVFTPGHSPGHMMLALPRERLLFTGDVLFYNSVGRVDLPWGSGERLAESLLTLEGYPDNTVLLPGHGRLTTLGRERRENRALRALYERRAAGDQQVSVGYNTGYL; the protein is encoded by the coding sequence ATGCTTGGGCGGTGCCGTCCTCtccggctgctgcaccgaGGCGGAGGGCCATTTCGGCTCACCGACCTGGTGCGGTGCACTTTTCAGCCAAACCTCACCTCCCTCACGAACCAGGTGAACCGCAATGAGCACTTCCTCAAGTTCGGCAACAAGAACATCCCGATGGGCGTTCCGCGGGTGTCACGGCGAGACGTGAGGCCCATCTCCATTCTGCACGAAACGCCACACCTGCTCGTCGCTGGCCGCAACTACGCTAACGGCTTTGCAGGAAACCAATTTCTGCTAGTgcagaaggagaggaaggagTGCATCTTCGTGGACGCGGCAGATGACTGGCCGGATGACTGGGTCTCCTTCATCGCCACGTCCGGCTTACGCCCGACGCACTTCTTTCTCACGCACTGCCACGTTGACTGCATCGTCAACCTCAACGCATTCCTGACTGTCATGGAGCACCACTTCCACGTGCGCCTGGGGCTCATGTGGTGCCCGGCAGAGCAGTCGTGGGTGGACGCCTttccgcgtgcgtgtgagcgcTACGGTCGCATCGAGGAGATGCGGCAGCCTCTGCCAATGCTACAAAACAGCTTGTATAGCCATTATACCTACACGCATCAGCTTGTCCAGCGTCAGCGCGTCCTGAACGAGGCAGCTACTGCAGCGGGGGGCGGAGAGGACGACGCTGACAAGGGGTCTGGCGGATGCGGCTCTGCATCACCGCGTGCACCACCACGGCAGCTGGTTCGTTCAAGCGACATCCTTCTCTCCAGCGCCACGAaccgctccacctccttttACGACTTTGGCCCTCACTCGGTACTGCACTACGTCTTTACACCCGGCCACTCACCCGGGCACATGATGCTGGCCCTCCCACGTGAGCGGCTGCTTTTCACTGGCGACGTCCTCTTCTACAATAGCGTTGGTCGCGTTGACCTGCCGTGGGGGTCAGGGGAGCGGCTGGCTGAGAGCCTTCTGACGCTGGAGGGGTATCCAGACAACAccgtgctgctgcctggTCACGGCCGTCTCACCACTCtggggcgagagagacgcgagAACCGCGCCCTACGTGCTCTGTacgagcgccgcgccgctggagATCAGCAGGTGTCCGTTGGCTACAACACCGGCTATCTGTGA